One window of the Candidatus Hydrogenedentota bacterium genome contains the following:
- the rfbA gene encoding glucose-1-phosphate thymidylyltransferase RfbA translates to MKGIVLAGGAGTRLHPLTVAVSKQLLPVYDKPMIYYPLSTLLLAGIRDILLISTPHDLPLFERQLGDGSQWGVYIQYAAQPRPEGLAQAFIIGADFIGDQPSCLVLGDNIFYGHGMGGTLKEAAKLREGGLVFAYYVSDPERYGVVSFNAEGRAVSLEEKPAQPKSPYAVPGLYFYGPDVVGHAAALRPSTRGELEITDLNRVYLEQGRLRVEVLGRGVAWLDTGTNRSLMEAGQFVQAIEERQGLKIACLEEIALAQGWIGPEQVQEACGRMGKSAYAAYLRGLLERRV, encoded by the coding sequence ATGAAGGGAATCGTGCTGGCGGGCGGCGCGGGCACGCGTCTGCACCCCCTGACGGTGGCGGTGAGCAAGCAGTTGCTGCCGGTCTACGACAAGCCGATGATCTATTACCCCCTAAGCACGCTGCTGCTGGCTGGCATCCGGGACATTCTGCTCATCAGCACACCCCACGACCTGCCCCTCTTCGAGCGGCAACTGGGCGACGGCTCGCAGTGGGGGGTCTACATCCAGTATGCCGCCCAGCCCCGCCCTGAGGGCCTGGCCCAGGCCTTCATCATCGGCGCGGACTTTATCGGGGACCAGCCCTCCTGCCTGGTGCTGGGGGACAACATCTTCTACGGCCACGGCATGGGCGGCACCCTGAAGGAGGCGGCGAAGCTGCGGGAGGGCGGCCTGGTTTTCGCCTATTACGTGAGCGACCCCGAGCGCTACGGCGTGGTCTCCTTCAATGCGGAGGGCAGGGCGGTGAGCCTGGAGGAAAAGCCGGCGCAACCGAAAAGCCCCTACGCCGTGCCCGGCCTGTATTTCTACGGCCCGGATGTCGTGGGGCACGCCGCGGCCCTGCGGCCCAGCACGCGCGGCGAGCTCGAAATCACCGACCTGAACCGGGTCTATCTGGAACAGGGGCGGCTTCGGGTCGAGGTGCTCGGACGCGGCGTGGCCTGGCTCGACACCGGCACAAACCGCAGCCTGATGGAGGCGGGCCAGTTTGTGCAGGCCATCGAGGAGCGGCAGGGCCTGAAAATCGCCTGCCTCGAGGAAATCGCCCTGGCGCAGGGCTGGATTGGCCCGGAACAGGTCCAAGAGGCCTGCGGGCGCATGGGAAAGAGCGCCTACGCCGCCTACCTCCGGGGATTGCTGGAACGCCGCGTGTGA
- a CDS encoding dicarboxylate/amino acid:cation symporter, translated as MKAGRVVPALLFLLSAGLGAAAAWPFGGVGGLLLAGWRTLFLFAAFMVFLVWLPRRTTLPLQILAAMGAGVACGWLHLHFGDTGFVSDYLGVFGRLFILLLTVVILPLIFVSVLNGTAGVGDVRRLGALGAKTLAYFLLTSCLAVLTGLLLVNLIQPGVGHASLRPPENAAGSINAAEAGETPANFGRRLQDSVLPAVIKNPIMAGQNPLVVIFFAMLLGAALASLGAEGRPALEVFTALDRALVAIIMWVMLLAPVGVFALMARAVAELGVEYLLTLAKYFMTVMLGLGVHFCVLTLVICPLLGRMPPGRFLRGMLPAFQVGFSTSSSSATLPVSLRCVTENLGVNRNIGGFVLPIGATVNMDGTALYLSVASLFVAEVYGMNLSLQAQFMVFLTAVLASIGTAGIPGASIGLMGIIFSAAGIPVEGIGIAIGVDRLLDMSRTVVNLTGDCVGAVVVARGADAPDGG; from the coding sequence GTGAAGGCGGGGCGCGTGGTGCCCGCGTTGCTGTTTCTCCTTTCCGCGGGGCTGGGAGCGGCGGCGGCCTGGCCGTTTGGGGGCGTTGGCGGCCTGCTTCTGGCGGGGTGGCGGACACTGTTTCTTTTTGCCGCGTTCATGGTGTTTCTGGTCTGGCTGCCGCGCCGGACCACCCTGCCGCTCCAGATACTGGCGGCGATGGGGGCCGGGGTGGCCTGCGGCTGGTTGCACCTTCATTTCGGGGACACGGGCTTTGTCAGTGACTATCTGGGTGTCTTTGGGCGGCTCTTCATTCTCCTTTTGACGGTGGTGATTCTTCCGCTGATTTTTGTCTCCGTGCTGAACGGCACGGCGGGGGTGGGGGATGTGCGGCGACTCGGGGCGCTGGGCGCGAAAACGCTGGCCTATTTCCTTCTGACGAGCTGCCTGGCCGTGCTCACGGGCCTGCTGCTGGTGAACCTCATCCAGCCGGGGGTGGGCCACGCCTCGTTGCGGCCGCCGGAAAACGCGGCCGGGTCCATCAATGCCGCCGAAGCGGGGGAAACGCCCGCCAATTTTGGCCGGCGCCTGCAGGATTCGGTGCTGCCCGCCGTCATCAAGAACCCCATCATGGCGGGGCAGAACCCGCTCGTTGTGATTTTTTTCGCCATGCTCCTTGGCGCGGCGCTGGCAAGCCTTGGCGCGGAGGGCCGCCCGGCGCTGGAGGTCTTCACGGCGCTGGACCGGGCATTGGTCGCCATTATCATGTGGGTGATGCTCCTCGCGCCGGTGGGCGTGTTCGCGCTGATGGCGCGGGCCGTGGCGGAACTGGGCGTGGAATACCTGCTCACCCTGGCGAAGTATTTCATGACGGTGATGCTGGGGCTGGGCGTTCATTTTTGCGTGCTGACTCTGGTCATCTGCCCGTTGCTGGGGCGGATGCCGCCGGGGCGGTTCCTGAGGGGGATGCTGCCGGCCTTCCAGGTGGGGTTCAGCACCTCGTCCAGCAGCGCCACCCTGCCCGTGTCCCTGCGCTGTGTCACGGAGAACCTGGGGGTGAACCGAAACATCGGCGGGTTCGTGCTGCCCATCGGCGCGACGGTGAACATGGACGGCACGGCGCTCTACCTTTCCGTGGCGAGCCTGTTTGTGGCGGAGGTCTATGGGATGAACCTGTCCCTTCAGGCGCAGTTCATGGTGTTTCTCACGGCGGTGCTGGCGTCCATCGGCACTGCGGGGATACCGGGGGCCAGCATCGGGCTGATGGGGATCATATTCAGCGCGGCGGGGATACCGGTGGAGGGCATCGGAATAGCCATCGGCGTGGACCGGCTGCTGGACATGAGCCGGACGGTGGTGAACCTCACGGGGGACTGTGTGGGCGCCGTGGTGGTGGCGCGGGGCGCGGACGCGCCGGACGGGGGCTAG
- the acpP gene encoding acyl carrier protein → MAQDDDVTLRIKEIIADRLNRKIEELSESARIIDDLGADSLDQTEIIMALEEEYNLEIDDDANQIETVGDAIKYIKARV, encoded by the coding sequence ATGGCACAAGACGATGATGTGACCCTGCGGATCAAGGAAATCATTGCGGACCGGCTGAACCGGAAGATCGAGGAGCTTTCCGAAAGCGCCCGGATCATTGACGACCTCGGCGCCGACTCCCTGGACCAGACCGAGATCATCATGGCCCTGGAGGAGGAGTACAACCTCGAGATTGACGACGACGCCAACCAGATCGAGACGGTGGGCGACGCAATCAAGTACATCAAGGCCCGCGTTTGA
- the fabF gene encoding beta-ketoacyl-ACP synthase II — MEKIVVTGMGVVSPVGTGVPDYWPALCAGRSGIRAFEGLDDRFPSRIAGMITAPVVPEGMDPKELRRQSRYILFAVEAANQAWKQSGLSLEGRDPQRFGVNIGSGIGDIGEIHDNALLLERSGPRRVSPFFIPKALANMAAGIVAIRFGLRGPNRALVTACATGAQSLASAADSIRLGQADVMLAGGAEAAATPFSLASFGALRALSTRNEEPERASRPFDADRDGFVLAEGAGVLVLESESHARARGAEILAELAGYGETCDAFHAVAPRPDGSGCAASMRAALAMAGIAPEQVGYINAHGTSTKLNDIAESAAILSVFGPAGPLVSSTKSMTGHLLGAAGAVEAIACVQTLLTGVIHPSINYENPDIECPINIVSNTAREANIAFALSNSLGFGGHNASLVFKRHG, encoded by the coding sequence ATGGAGAAGATTGTCGTCACTGGAATGGGGGTGGTTTCGCCGGTCGGCACGGGTGTGCCGGACTACTGGCCGGCCCTGTGCGCGGGCCGCTCGGGCATCCGGGCCTTCGAGGGGCTCGATGACCGTTTTCCCTCGCGGATTGCGGGCATGATCACCGCCCCGGTGGTTCCGGAGGGCATGGACCCCAAGGAACTGCGCCGCCAGAGCCGGTACATTCTCTTCGCCGTCGAGGCGGCCAACCAGGCATGGAAACAGTCCGGTCTTTCCCTGGAAGGCCGCGACCCGCAGCGATTCGGCGTGAACATCGGCTCGGGCATTGGCGACATCGGCGAGATTCACGACAACGCCCTGCTTTTGGAGCGTTCCGGCCCGCGAAGGGTCTCCCCGTTTTTCATTCCCAAAGCCCTTGCGAACATGGCGGCGGGAATTGTGGCCATCCGCTTCGGTCTGCGCGGACCCAACCGCGCCCTGGTCACGGCATGCGCCACCGGCGCCCAGTCCCTCGCCTCGGCGGCGGACAGCATCCGCCTCGGCCAGGCCGATGTGATGCTGGCGGGCGGCGCCGAGGCGGCCGCAACCCCCTTCAGTCTGGCCTCCTTCGGGGCACTGCGCGCCCTCTCGACCCGCAACGAGGAGCCGGAGCGCGCCAGCCGCCCCTTTGACGCGGACCGCGACGGATTCGTGCTGGCCGAGGGGGCGGGGGTCCTTGTGCTGGAGTCGGAAAGCCACGCCCGCGCGCGGGGCGCGGAGATTCTGGCCGAACTGGCGGGCTACGGCGAAACCTGCGACGCCTTCCACGCTGTGGCGCCCCGTCCGGACGGTTCCGGCTGCGCGGCCTCCATGCGGGCGGCCCTGGCCATGGCCGGGATTGCCCCGGAGCAGGTGGGTTACATCAACGCCCACGGGACCAGCACAAAGTTAAACGACATCGCCGAGTCTGCGGCCATTTTGTCGGTTTTCGGCCCCGCCGGACCCCTGGTCAGCTCGACCAAGAGCATGACGGGGCATCTGCTGGGTGCGGCGGGCGCCGTCGAGGCCATTGCATGCGTGCAGACCCTGCTCACGGGGGTGATTCACCCGAGCATAAACTACGAAAATCCCGACATTGAATGCCCCATAAATATCGTGTCAAACACCGCAAGGGAGGCAAATATTGCATTTGCACTGTCAAATTCGCTAGGATTTGGG